The proteins below come from a single Miscanthus floridulus cultivar M001 chromosome 1, ASM1932011v1, whole genome shotgun sequence genomic window:
- the LOC136496928 gene encoding uncharacterized protein — MAGAGDEYYYGGPGPRGAPHGLLLAVVVGLVVASPLFLGDGGEALTEAVAELLSPVGLLLLPVCLLFLIRLLSSDRGAAALADVFAFGGSPDAVHRVGGSPVGVAFMLLLILALLYYRSSLFGGDGGDDE, encoded by the coding sequence ATGGCTGGCGCTGGGGACGAGTACTACTACGGCGGTCCAGGCCCGCGCGGCGCGCCTCACGGCCTGCtgctggcggtggtggtgggccTGGTGGTGGCGAGTCCGCTGTTCCTGGGCGACGGCGGCGAGGCGCTGACGGAGGCCGTGGCTGAGCTGCTGAGCCCCGTGGGGCTGCTCCTCCTCCCCGTGTGCCTGCTGTTTCTCATCCGCCTCCTCTCCTCCGACCGCGGTGCCGCGGCGCTCGCCGACGTCTTCGCCTTCGGCGGGTCCCCCGACGCCGTCCACCGCGTGGGAGGCTCCCCCGTCGGCGTCGCGTTCatgctcctcctcatcctcgctcTGCTCTACTACCGCTCCTCGCTCtttggcggcgacggcggcgacgacgagTAG
- the LOC136543082 gene encoding serine/arginine-rich splicing factor SR34A-like: MSRRWSRTIYVGNLPGDIREREVEDLFYKYGRIVDIDLKVPPRPPGYAFVEFEDPRDAEDAIAGRDGYNFDGNRLRVEAAHGGRGNTSSYDRSSGFGGGGGARRGVSRHSEYRVLVTGLPSSASWQDLKDHMRKAGDVCFSEVSREGGGTIGIVDYTNYDDMKYAIKKLDDTEFRNAFGRAYIRVKEYDAKRGRSYSRSRSPSRSYSKSRSPSKSPRTRRSASRSRSRSVSSRSRSASKGRSPSRSPARSKSPNASPANGEAASSKKQSPSRSPSGSRSPDAKPE; encoded by the exons ATGAGCAGGCGCTGGAGCCGCACGATCTACGTCGGCAACCTCCCCGGCGACatccgggagagggaggtggAGGATCTGTTCTACAAG TATGGTAGAATTGTTGACATCGACCTGAAGGTCCCCCCAAGGCCACCTGGTTATGCTTTTGTTGAG TTTGAAGATCCTCGTGATGCTGAGGATGCAATTGCTGGGCGGGATGGATACAACTTTGATGGAAACCGTCTAAGA GTGGAGGCTGCTCATGGTGGTAGAGGTAATACTTCCTCGTATGATCGTTCAAGtggctttggtggtggtggtggagcacgTCGTGGTGTGTCGAGACACTCAGAGTATCGTG TTCTTGTCACTGGACTGCCTTCTTCTGCATCATGGCAGGATTTAAAG GATCATATGCGGAAGGCTGGTGATGTTTGTTTCTCTGAAGTGTCTCGCGAAGGTGGTG GCACCATAGGAATTGTGGACTACACAAATTATGATGATATGAAATATGCT ATAAAGAAGCTGGATGATACTGAATTCAGGAACGCCTTTGGGCGAGCCTATATAAGG GTGAAGGAATATGATGCCAAACGTGGTCGCTCCTACTCACGTAGCCGAAGCCCAAGTCGTAGCTACAGCAAAAGCAGGAGCCCGAG CAAATCACCCAGGACTCGCCGTTCAGCATCTAGATCCCGGTCGAGGTCTGTTTCTTCCCGTTCAAGGTCTGCATCAAAAGGACGTTCTCCATCTAG ATCACCAGCAAGATCCAAATCTCCTAATGCTTCT CCCGCAAATGGTGAAGCAGCAAGCTCCAAGAAGCAGAGTCCAAGCAGGAGCCCATCTGGCTCACGCTCTCCTGAT GCGAAACCTGAATAA